One stretch of Chryseobacterium scophthalmum DNA includes these proteins:
- a CDS encoding DUF6496 domain-containing protein, translated as MSKTKYSEKAQEKVGKVMKEFKEGELKSSSGEKVTNRKQAVAIGISEAKEAGLKVPKQKKKKD; from the coding sequence ATGAGCAAGACAAAATATTCTGAAAAAGCTCAGGAAAAAGTAGGAAAAGTGATGAAGGAGTTTAAAGAAGGTGAATTAAAATCTTCCTCGGGAGAAAAAGTTACTAACAGAAAACAAGCCGTTGCAATCGGTATTTCTGAGGCTAAAGAAGCTGGTTTGAAAGTTCCCAAGCAGAAAAAGAAAAAAGACTAA
- a CDS encoding S9 family peptidase has translation MKKFLLTLTVIAAFQNATSQEITLDKIYSGYYRGKGIAGIASMKNGENYLVIEQGGIAKYSYKTSQKEGNLVDGNFESYEFSDDESKILLLKESQPIYRHSFLGVYDVKDLKSGKILSLNDGKPVQEPRFSPDASKIAFIVDNNLFYQDLNSGKITQITEHGLKNKVLNGLADWVYEEEFGHARLYEWTKNSADILFVKLVETDVPEIYIPIYGKSLYPTEMRYKYPKAGEKNSVATAHIYHLADGKKTKVNLDNFKNYYIPNVIQTANADEIVLITSQRTQNASDILKVNTKTGEAKKLFTETDDKWIDTDNVTLEFLEDNSFLWASERDGFRHLYWFDKDGKLKKQVTKGNWEVTEYYGYNPKSQEIFVQTTEKGSINKVVSKINIQNGKSQLISNAEGNNAANFSKNYNYFIETSSTAAKPYTFVLKDGNGKQLRELQNNDDQLKKLQSDNFSVKEFITIPNAAGDQMNAWIIKPKNFDPNKKYPLFMYQYSGPGSQQVSNSWDNGNALWFEMLAQKGYIIACVDGRGTGYKGAKFKKVTYKNLGKYEIEDQIVAAKWLGNQKYIDKTRIGIFGWSFGGYMASLAMTKGADVFKAGIAVAPVTNWRYYDSVYTERFLLTPQENPAGYDDNSPTTYANLLKGKFLLIHGTADDNVHFQNSMEFSEALIQNKKQFEFMAYPDKNHGIYGGQTRPQLYQKMTDFILENL, from the coding sequence ATGAAAAAATTCTTACTTACCCTTACTGTTATTGCGGCATTTCAAAATGCTACGTCACAGGAAATCACTTTAGACAAAATATATTCAGGATACTACCGTGGCAAAGGCATTGCCGGAATTGCATCTATGAAAAACGGTGAAAATTATTTGGTCATCGAGCAAGGCGGAATTGCAAAATATTCTTACAAAACTTCTCAGAAAGAAGGAAATCTGGTTGATGGAAATTTTGAGAGCTATGAATTTTCTGATGATGAATCTAAAATACTTTTGTTAAAAGAAAGTCAGCCTATTTACAGGCATTCTTTTTTAGGTGTTTATGATGTTAAAGATTTGAAATCTGGTAAGATTTTAAGTTTAAATGATGGAAAACCAGTACAGGAACCGAGATTTTCTCCAGATGCTAGCAAAATTGCTTTCATTGTTGATAATAATTTATTTTATCAGGATTTAAATTCAGGAAAAATCACTCAGATTACAGAACATGGTTTAAAAAATAAAGTTTTGAATGGTTTAGCAGACTGGGTGTATGAAGAAGAATTTGGACATGCAAGATTATATGAATGGACAAAAAACTCTGCAGACATTTTATTTGTAAAATTGGTTGAAACTGATGTTCCGGAAATTTACATTCCTATCTACGGAAAGTCACTTTACCCTACCGAAATGCGTTATAAATACCCGAAAGCGGGAGAAAAAAACTCTGTTGCAACAGCACATATTTATCATTTAGCAGACGGAAAAAAGACAAAAGTAAATCTTGACAATTTTAAAAACTATTACATTCCAAACGTTATTCAGACCGCGAATGCAGATGAAATTGTTTTGATTACTTCACAAAGAACGCAAAATGCGTCTGATATTTTGAAAGTAAATACCAAAACAGGTGAAGCAAAAAAACTGTTTACAGAAACTGATGACAAGTGGATCGATACAGACAATGTAACGTTAGAATTCCTTGAAGACAACAGTTTTCTTTGGGCTTCAGAAAGAGATGGTTTCCGTCATTTGTATTGGTTTGACAAAGATGGAAAGCTGAAAAAACAAGTTACAAAAGGAAATTGGGAAGTGACAGAATATTACGGTTACAATCCTAAATCTCAGGAAATTTTCGTTCAGACTACAGAAAAAGGAAGCATCAACAAAGTGGTTTCTAAAATCAATATTCAGAATGGAAAATCGCAGCTGATTTCTAATGCGGAAGGAAACAATGCCGCAAACTTCAGCAAAAATTATAATTATTTCATTGAAACTTCTTCTACAGCAGCAAAACCTTACACTTTTGTTTTGAAAGACGGTAACGGAAAGCAGTTGAGAGAACTTCAGAATAATGACGATCAGCTTAAAAAATTACAGTCAGATAATTTTTCAGTAAAAGAATTTATTACGATTCCAAATGCTGCGGGAGATCAGATGAATGCCTGGATTATTAAGCCTAAAAACTTTGATCCAAATAAAAAATACCCGTTATTTATGTACCAATATTCTGGTCCTGGTTCTCAACAGGTTTCCAATTCTTGGGACAACGGAAATGCACTTTGGTTTGAAATGTTGGCTCAAAAAGGATACATCATTGCTTGTGTAGACGGACGTGGAACTGGTTATAAAGGGGCTAAATTCAAGAAAGTAACGTATAAGAATTTAGGTAAATATGAGATTGAAGATCAAATTGTTGCAGCAAAATGGTTAGGAAATCAAAAATATATCGATAAAACAAGAATCGGAATCTTCGGATGGAGCTTTGGAGGATATATGGCAAGTTTGGCAATGACAAAAGGTGCCGATGTTTTCAAAGCAGGAATCGCTGTTGCACCGGTTACCAACTGGAGATATTATGATTCTGTTTACACCGAAAGATTTTTATTAACTCCACAGGAAAATCCTGCAGGTTACGATGATAATTCACCTACAACTTATGCAAATTTGTTGAAAGGTAAATTCTTATTGATCCACGGAACAGCCGATGACAACGTACATTTCCAAAATTCTATGGAATTTTCTGAAGCTTTAATCCAAAACAAAAAACAGTTTGAATTTATGGCTTATCCTGATAAAAACCACGGAATTTATGGTGGACAAACAAGACCACAACTGTACCAAAAAATGACAGATTTTATTTTGGAAAATCTTTAA